ATATCCATAGGCCAACATTTTATTCAGTTTCTAACACCCAGAATGTTGCATGCTTGGTTTGATCAAGTTCATCCATATCCCTGTTTAATTGACGGTTAATTATAGGTTTTATGATGcttggaataatattatttgaggtgcaaaatatgaaaatgtgttGCCTGCATCTTAGAATTGGGgaatctttctttcttccataaaaattatacaagagGTAGTGTCCCAGTAAATCATACAACTACTTGGTTTCCTATATCTCTAGTTTCTATGGTCGGTACATTACCATTGTTGATTTGGTGACACAAGCTAGACACTGTTTCTATTTAGTTAATGAACTTGGCTTATCAGAAGGCAAAAGAGTTTACAATCtttttttcttacatttttcaGATTTAGTGATTGATTCAAGTGCATGGATCAAGAAGTGGAGAAATCCTCACCTCCGACAGAGAGTTTAGACGTGTCTAACTCAAACCGTTCGGACCACATAACTCGTGTAGGGAATCTGCTGTTTCGCCAAATGCTTGTGGGAATTAAAGACGGACGTTTTTTCTTGGGCACCTTCCACTGCATAGACAAGCAAGGAAACATCATTCTCCAAGATGCTGTGGAGTATCGTAGCACCCAACGGTCCTCTCCTTCTCCCATGGAACAGCGATGCCTGGGTCTCATTCTCATCCCTTTCTCTTGTCGTTCTTCATGTCATGTGGATAGTTCCATTGAAGAGCAATTGTCACTGCTAAAGGTTTAGGGATTGAGAGCAGTTCTGAATTTCATAAGCTTTATGCTCGAGTCGATGTATAAGAAACGTGACATTTCCCTTGTTTGTGATTATCATGTTGTCATATCCTGCATCCAATAACTGTAACAGATTCGCTTTAAGTGAAAGCATTTGCTTTAAGATTTTCTCTTGAAATAATGTGATGGAGGAGATGGTTTGACCACAAGCATACAGAAGAATGCTTGTTTCTTTTATCCCTTGTTTTTCCATAGGTGGTCATGAGCATGAGTTTTTTAGAATATGTGTTTCTTCAACTACGTTTTGACTATgaacattatatttttaagcaaagttgcttctgcaattgaggttatgttttttatgttttaagcaAAGCAGCCCAAGAAGAAGGTAAGAAGAATTTGCTCCCTGACCACAGTTAACGAGAAGGAATTTTTTGAGAGGCAAAATGTACTCACTTATGGTGGCCATGAGTTTCTTTCACGGACTTCTCAATCATCTTTCAGGGATATGCGTGTGACAATCTTTAGCTTAAAATCGAAGCTCAGAATGATCAGCATGGTGGAAAGATGCATGGGAAGAGAGATATTATGTTATAGTAtgatagaaaaacaaaattctctTACGatgaaaattatacaaaaattccAGGAATGTAAGACAAATTTGTCACACGCCATCTAGTTATAACATGGTGCATCTATTCAAAGAAGCCCACTAAAATTATGCTATTTGACAAGCAAGATCAAAACCTGTCTTTATAAGATGTTCCATAGACAATAAGGTAAGGTACAGTTCGAACAACAGTGTCGATTGGTATTGCAAAGTTAACACCAGATGATGCTCCTGTCCCTGCAATTcaataaaaaccaaaaagcaTTCATAACTTTTTAACATAAGTAGTTTAGCTTCTAGCATCTTCCTTACATTTGATTTCATCATTGAAAAAAGGGAAATATAAATCTTTCCATAGTTAGTAgtactccccccccccccaaaaaaaaaggagaagaagaagaaagaagcatTCGCTCACCTTTGCGAGTAAAAGTTGCTGTATTAACTCCAATGACATGGCCATGTGAATCAATTAATGGCCCACCTGAATTACCTGAAAAGATTCCATCCGGATCAAAATGATGTTTTCGTGCGTTGGTTTAAAATTGTTTATAGGGCTCATGGTTAAATTGggcatttattatttaattattcatGTGATGATTAGGTCTACAAGTTATTCTGAAAATGATTTAGATGATTTAGTAAGACTACAATGTATAACATCCTAATTATGATTGCTAGTAAGTTATGAGTTTTAAGTTCATAGTTAGTGAGAAAAATTGGACATTTTATCTGCCTAATACAGAATCCTAATTATGATTGCTAGTAATTTATCAGTTTTAAGTTCATAGTTAGTGAGAAAAATTGGACATTTTATCTGCCTAATACAGAATCGCGATGTTAGTAACTCGTGTATTTTAAGTTTGTGGTCAGTGATAAAATCATACGATTTATAGGCAAAGActaaaacatattcattatGATGATAGGCGTTGATCATATAAGGGTGACATTTAATAAATATGCTGatatatttagaatatattgaaTAGGACTATCATGAGTTTGCTCCTATTAAATTGTTATCGACTGAACAGGAGTATCATTAGTTTAGTCTGAGATATCTTTccattaaaatatgaaaagagaaatatttgaaTCCCATTTGATTTAGTATAAGAAGGAAAGAAACTATTGCTATTTTATCAAAGTTAAAGACTCAAAGAATAAATCTTACAATTAGGATATGCTCCAAGGAGTAAAAAGACTAGAATGATCATTCCATTGTGTGTTGTGTCCATTACATGCTGGGTATAGatgaaagagttttgctatatacaagcacagtcgcgtactaatctgtgtaccaatactgattcattcatacttaaaatttaaattaacactgttttcaataaaatctattttttgaccaatcacatcacattggtgcacagattagtgcacaattgtgctcgcaactatatttttcctagaTGAAAACAATCAAATATAAATGTTCATGTGCTGATGTGGAGTGCAAACAATATCGATCTGCACAGACatctttttgttcttctttcAATCTCAAGATGAATGATTGTGATATTGGAAAAAGGTAGTCTCTTTCAAAGATTGAAAGAAGGTTGTAAGAAGACAAGGCTCTGTTACAGCAATGGAGCAGGGGAAAGGGAGATCAAGTGCCAAGTGCCACTAGGTAATGGCTCACCATTTTCATGGTAGCTAATTCTAGTGGTCTGATTTTACAATCCCTCATTAATGACAAAAAGCAACTGCTGCATTTAAAAAAAGGAGTATGCTTTTTGAAAGTCAACAAATTCTACATGATGAGCTTAAAAGTAGGGGtgtcaatatgttacacgacccaTTAATCGAACACGACATGATGATAGCGGGTTagagtttagtcttaacggattcaggtcaaaacgagttgacccgttaagacacgattgcttaacgggtcaacccgttatgacacattaagaaagttaaaattacaattatacccttaaacctaaaataaaattgttaaaattttaatttcaaaatttttattgtttggattgtaattttggacttgtagttaattttataatttttatagatattgtaattttaacatttatataaaattatgataaatttaatcaggttaaacgGATTAATTTCGGGCCTATTaatctatttacataaatagtttgaaatggATCGTATTATGTca
This genomic interval from Carya illinoinensis cultivar Pawnee chromosome 10, C.illinoinensisPawnee_v1, whole genome shotgun sequence contains the following:
- the LOC122278057 gene encoding uncharacterized protein LOC122278057 is translated as MDQEVEKSSPPTESLDVSNSNRSDHITRVGNLLFRQMLVGIKDGRFFLGTFHCIDKQGNIILQDAVEYRSTQRSSPSPMEQRCLGLILIPFSCRSSCHVDSSIEEQLSLLKV